One genomic window of Mucilaginibacter sp. SJ includes the following:
- the ppk1 gene encoding polyphosphate kinase 1: protein MEYSFFDRDLSWLLFNERILMEAESEELPVLERVNFLAIFSSNLDEFYRVRMPVVMALHKLNLLNKAEQSEAVLYKAQELISSQQNRFGKVFTGRLIPLLKENNVNLLFNELIPASIADRLSDYFYSQVLAFLQPVDLVGGKKQFFPENNRLYFLVNLGLDKKKERSVILNIPSNQLPRFFSVNEDGKQYIIFLDDIVRYNIDKIFKTEEIKGCYSFKITRDAELELSDDYDGDVQEQIEKQLQKRDQGLATRFLHQPGIPLRILHLIEDKLGVQGLSVIEGGFYHNLKDLMSLPVGIPSLKFTKWPPLVNRQISANESIFDYIDKGDCIFHAPYQSYNSILRFFNEAAIDENVEEISVTLYRVASDSRIVNALISAAESGKKVRVLVELKARFDEANNIKWAKRLKAAGANIIYSDKAIKVHAKVGLVKRLVDGRIKYSGLLATGNFNESTAAFYTDHIMMTANPQLLREMDLLFIYLAKKAKSAEGYDIDFKHLLVAQFNLHSRFIELIDREIEQARKGNPAGITIKLNNLEERVLIGKLYEASQAGVKIRMIVRSICCLIPGVPGMSENITIRRIVDRYLEHGRIFTFHNGGNQEVFMGSADWMNRNIYRRIEVCFPVYDERIRNEVIAMLDIQLADNVQAVKLNEQLQNIRVDKTEPQVQSQRAVYELLQQKKYDRV from the coding sequence ATGGAATACTCATTTTTCGACAGGGACCTGAGCTGGTTACTTTTCAATGAGCGCATATTGATGGAGGCCGAAAGCGAAGAGCTCCCTGTATTGGAAAGGGTAAATTTTCTTGCTATATTTTCATCAAATCTTGATGAATTTTACCGTGTGCGTATGCCTGTGGTAATGGCTTTGCACAAGCTTAACCTGCTTAATAAAGCAGAGCAAAGTGAAGCCGTACTATACAAAGCCCAGGAGCTTATTAGTAGCCAGCAAAATCGTTTCGGTAAGGTTTTTACAGGCAGGCTGATTCCGTTATTAAAAGAAAATAATGTAAACCTGCTGTTCAATGAGCTCATCCCGGCTTCGATAGCAGACAGGCTGAGTGATTACTTTTATAGCCAGGTGCTTGCTTTTTTGCAGCCTGTTGATCTGGTTGGCGGCAAAAAACAATTCTTCCCCGAAAACAACCGGTTATACTTTTTGGTAAACCTTGGTTTGGATAAGAAGAAGGAAAGATCCGTGATCCTCAATATTCCGTCGAACCAGCTGCCACGATTTTTTAGCGTTAATGAAGATGGAAAACAATACATCATTTTTCTTGATGATATTGTGCGGTACAATATTGATAAGATCTTTAAAACCGAAGAGATAAAAGGCTGCTACAGCTTCAAAATAACCCGCGATGCCGAGCTTGAGCTAAGTGATGATTATGATGGCGATGTTCAGGAGCAGATTGAAAAGCAATTACAAAAGCGCGATCAGGGCTTGGCAACGCGTTTTTTGCATCAGCCGGGTATCCCACTACGCATATTGCATTTAATTGAAGATAAGCTGGGTGTACAGGGATTGAGCGTTATTGAAGGCGGCTTTTACCATAACCTTAAAGATTTAATGAGTTTGCCGGTAGGTATCCCTTCTTTAAAATTTACCAAATGGCCGCCATTGGTGAACCGGCAGATCAGCGCAAACGAATCCATATTTGATTATATAGATAAAGGTGATTGTATTTTCCATGCTCCCTATCAGTCATATAATTCCATCCTCCGTTTTTTTAACGAGGCCGCTATCGACGAAAACGTTGAAGAAATCTCCGTTACCCTTTACCGGGTAGCCAGCGATTCGCGTATAGTAAATGCCCTCATCAGTGCCGCGGAAAGCGGTAAAAAAGTAAGGGTGCTTGTTGAGCTGAAAGCCCGCTTTGATGAGGCAAATAATATCAAATGGGCAAAAAGGCTCAAAGCTGCCGGAGCCAATATAATTTACAGCGATAAAGCTATAAAGGTACACGCCAAAGTTGGCCTGGTTAAGCGCCTTGTTGACGGGAGGATAAAATATTCGGGACTTTTAGCTACAGGTAATTTTAACGAAAGTACAGCTGCTTTTTATACCGACCATATCATGATGACAGCCAATCCGCAGTTGCTGCGCGAAATGGACCTGCTGTTTATCTATCTGGCTAAAAAAGCAAAATCGGCCGAGGGGTATGATATCGATTTTAAACACCTGCTGGTAGCCCAGTTTAATCTGCATTCGCGGTTTATTGAACTTATCGATAGGGAAATTGAGCAGGCCCGTAAAGGGAACCCGGCAGGGATCACCATAAAGCTGAACAACCTGGAAGAGCGGGTACTGATAGGCAAGCTTTATGAAGCATCGCAAGCCGGGGTAAAAATAAGGATGATTGTACGTAGTATTTGCTGCCTGATCCCCGGAGTACCAGGCATGAGCGAAAATATTACCATAAGGCGTATAGTTGACCGTTACCTGGAACATGGGCGTATTTTTACATTCCACAATGGTGGTAACCAGGAGGTATTTATGGGTTCGGCCGATTGGATGAACCGTAATATTTATCGCCGCATCGAGGTGTGTTTTCCTGTTTATGATGAGCGCATCAGGAACGAGGTAATAGCCATGCTTGATATTCAACTGGCCGATAATGTGCAGGCTGTAAAATTAAATGAACAATTGCAAAACATAAGGGTTGATAAAACTGAGCCGCAGGTACAATCGCAGCGGGCCGTTTATGAACTTTTACAGCAAAAAAAATATGACAGGGT
- a CDS encoding Pycsar system effector family protein produces MKFQPLLEQVKQYVISYFDVHHDPDLIYHNLRHTKDVVAAATQIANHYQLSDEDFFVVISAAWFHDTGYFTDKNDHESKSVGIATHFLKQHKIEQPIIDKVSGCILATKMPQSPADLLQQIICDADLFHLGTDDFRDKNKLLRKEMEAIKKHDIGKDEWRGYNIEFLQGHEYYTDYCRLLLNDQKQKNLQKLIEKQAEVEVNETPALLTSNIDGNAIITLEKEKDHEDEHGPKKHKNDRPDRGIETMFRISSSNHQRLSDMADNKAHIMITVNSIILSAIISLVLRKLDEHSNLLIPTFMLLSVSLATMIFSILSTRPSIPPGLFTPEDINKKTVNLLFFGNFYRMSYQDYSDGMEKMMEDREFLYGSLIRDNYSQGVVLGKKYRLLRASYNIFMFGLIVSVVAFIISSLL; encoded by the coding sequence ATGAAATTTCAACCGCTGTTAGAACAGGTAAAACAGTACGTTATATCCTATTTTGATGTACATCATGATCCCGACTTGATTTATCATAACCTCAGGCATACCAAAGACGTTGTTGCAGCTGCCACCCAAATAGCTAACCATTACCAGCTAAGTGATGAGGATTTCTTTGTGGTGATTTCGGCAGCCTGGTTCCATGATACCGGGTATTTTACCGATAAAAACGACCACGAATCAAAAAGCGTCGGCATTGCTACACACTTTCTGAAACAGCATAAAATTGAACAACCAATTATTGATAAGGTTAGCGGTTGTATTTTAGCAACAAAAATGCCTCAAAGCCCTGCCGACCTTCTTCAGCAAATTATTTGCGATGCCGATCTGTTTCACTTAGGCACCGATGATTTCAGGGATAAGAATAAGCTTTTGCGCAAAGAGATGGAAGCGATTAAAAAGCATGACATTGGGAAGGACGAATGGCGCGGCTATAACATCGAGTTTTTGCAGGGGCATGAGTACTATACAGATTACTGTCGCCTGCTGCTTAATGATCAGAAACAAAAAAACCTGCAAAAGCTGATTGAAAAGCAGGCCGAAGTTGAAGTAAATGAAACACCAGCCCTGCTTACTTCCAATATTGATGGTAATGCCATTATTACCCTCGAAAAAGAAAAAGACCATGAGGACGAGCATGGTCCAAAAAAACATAAGAACGACAGGCCCGATCGTGGTATCGAAACCATGTTCAGGATCAGCTCCAGCAATCATCAGCGTTTGAGCGATATGGCCGATAACAAAGCTCATATTATGATCACGGTTAACTCTATCATACTTTCAGCGATTATCAGTTTGGTGCTGCGTAAGCTTGATGAACATTCTAATTTGCTCATTCCAACTTTCATGCTCCTGTCAGTTAGTTTGGCTACGATGATCTTCTCCATACTTTCAACCCGTCCGTCAATCCCACCGGGTTTGTTTACACCCGAGGATATCAATAAAAAAACAGTTAACCTGTTGTTCTTCGGTAACTTCTACCGCATGTCATACCAGGATTACAGCGACGGTATGGAGAAAATGATGGAAGACCGCGAGTTCCTTTACGGCAGCTTAATTCGTGATAATTACTCACAGGGTGTTGTGCTGGGTAAAAAATACAGGCTGCTCAGGGCATCGTACAATATATTCATGTTCGGCCTTATCGTATCGGTAGTGGCATTCATCATATCTTCATTACTGTAG
- a CDS encoding DUF3857 domain-containing protein codes for MRFTFSLCLVMLFWCSGAAFSDTPSVHISAKPNWLSAIKPYNQKPSSRIIERGFYYALIEEQVHVEKQADYNHIIREIVSETGIQNASQISVSFDPAYERLDFHDITVWRDGKPLNRLKASAFKVLADEQDLSNFIYQGSFSALCILDDIRKGDRIEYSYTITGRNPILNGKFCANMYVQWYTPIAHHYTAIIASLQRKLNFKTFNSVPKPAISESNGLKRYVYEWFQVPPAHDDNNQPSWYNERGFIQVSEFANWAGVVNWALSINPPSLNIKGELGERIAKLKKGAGNDKGKYFRAAVRTVQQEVRYMGIEIGEYSHRANNPEKVFRQRYGDCKDKSLLLVSMLKAGGIDAAMVLVNADMNEHVEQYIPTAYAFNHAVVTANVNGKQVWVDATMDNQGGEGTDIYFPRYGKGLVLKPGSDVLTSIPPSKGGSVTGEDVYTVKDAKSPVLFTVKTTYTGDEADYMRGKLESSGMAETEKSYLDYYAKIYNKIETKDSITVADDLKANKLITIETYKVGDFFKKDSTSDKLTADLFANFIYNQFPSITSRTKTPVALTYPYDASYSIKVVLPGGWNINEDHDSINRDYYSYGSDFTAAGDTLSLNYKLSFLKDNVPVNKLAEFKADIKKLNDTSLGYSFSYTPQGTARPSTINSALVLVMLLITVGLIVLGVWLYQRETPGIVFAYGSTFVPIGGWLILIAIGLAATALVTGSNMVTGDYFSLHTWNVYHGIHHELNFRSLVVVEAIGNTILMMYAIFCLVLLLNKRDILPACITGYFAFAFVFFLADYILAANISSKLAETALSPLLRSAVTAAIWIPYFKKSSRVQETFIVPHPPYNYSYEGPGVTEEAVS; via the coding sequence ATGCGTTTTACGTTTTCCCTTTGTTTGGTGATGTTGTTTTGGTGCAGCGGGGCTGCTTTTAGCGATACGCCGTCGGTACATATTTCGGCCAAACCAAATTGGCTCAGCGCAATAAAACCTTATAACCAAAAGCCATCGTCACGCATTATCGAACGTGGGTTTTATTATGCGCTTATTGAAGAACAAGTGCACGTTGAAAAACAGGCCGATTATAATCATATTATCCGCGAGATAGTATCTGAAACCGGGATTCAAAATGCTTCTCAGATCTCCGTTAGTTTTGATCCGGCCTATGAGCGGCTCGATTTTCATGATATTACCGTTTGGCGCGATGGTAAACCATTAAACCGGTTAAAAGCTTCGGCATTTAAGGTATTGGCCGATGAGCAGGATCTTTCCAACTTTATTTACCAGGGAAGCTTTTCTGCTTTATGTATTCTTGATGATATCCGCAAAGGCGACCGCATTGAATATTCGTACACAATCACAGGGCGTAACCCTATATTGAATGGTAAGTTTTGTGCCAATATGTATGTACAGTGGTATACGCCTATTGCTCATCATTACACGGCCATTATTGCCTCGTTGCAAAGAAAACTGAATTTTAAAACTTTTAATAGTGTGCCCAAACCAGCCATTAGTGAAAGCAATGGCTTAAAACGCTATGTATATGAATGGTTCCAGGTACCGCCTGCCCATGACGATAATAATCAGCCTTCATGGTACAACGAACGCGGTTTTATCCAGGTAAGTGAGTTTGCTAACTGGGCCGGAGTCGTGAATTGGGCTTTGAGTATCAATCCTCCCTCGCTTAACATCAAAGGCGAACTTGGCGAAAGGATCGCGAAACTGAAAAAAGGGGCGGGTAATGATAAAGGAAAATATTTCAGGGCCGCGGTACGTACCGTACAGCAGGAAGTGCGCTATATGGGCATTGAAATAGGCGAGTACTCGCATCGTGCCAACAACCCCGAAAAAGTTTTTAGGCAACGCTATGGTGATTGTAAGGATAAATCATTGTTGTTGGTTTCCATGCTGAAAGCAGGAGGGATTGATGCCGCTATGGTTTTGGTAAATGCCGATATGAACGAGCATGTTGAGCAATACATACCTACGGCTTATGCCTTTAACCACGCCGTTGTAACTGCCAATGTAAACGGAAAGCAGGTTTGGGTTGATGCAACAATGGATAACCAGGGCGGCGAGGGCACAGATATTTACTTTCCGCGTTATGGTAAAGGATTGGTATTAAAACCAGGCAGCGATGTGCTCACCTCTATTCCGCCATCAAAAGGAGGCAGCGTTACAGGCGAGGATGTTTATACGGTAAAAGATGCGAAATCACCCGTACTATTCACGGTGAAAACTACTTACACCGGCGATGAGGCCGATTATATGCGCGGTAAACTGGAATCATCTGGTATGGCCGAAACAGAAAAAAGCTATCTCGACTATTACGCAAAGATCTACAACAAGATTGAAACTAAGGATTCAATTACAGTAGCAGATGATTTGAAAGCGAACAAGCTCATTACCATAGAAACTTATAAAGTAGGCGATTTCTTTAAAAAAGATTCGACCAGTGATAAACTAACCGCTGATCTTTTTGCTAATTTTATTTATAATCAGTTTCCCTCAATTACCAGTCGCACCAAAACACCGGTTGCACTTACATACCCGTATGATGCCAGTTATTCTATTAAAGTGGTGTTGCCGGGCGGGTGGAATATTAATGAAGATCATGATTCCATTAACCGGGACTACTACAGTTACGGATCGGATTTTACGGCTGCAGGCGATACCTTATCGCTCAATTATAAATTATCATTTTTGAAAGATAATGTGCCGGTAAATAAACTTGCCGAGTTTAAGGCCGATATCAAAAAACTAAACGATACCAGTTTAGGTTACAGTTTTTCGTATACGCCACAGGGCACTGCCAGGCCATCAACAATTAACAGCGCGTTGGTTTTGGTGATGTTATTGATAACGGTGGGACTTATAGTTCTCGGAGTATGGCTCTATCAAAGGGAAACACCGGGCATTGTGTTTGCTTATGGCTCAACGTTTGTACCTATTGGTGGATGGCTCATATTAATTGCTATAGGCTTAGCTGCCACTGCTTTGGTTACCGGTTCAAATATGGTTACGGGGGATTATTTTAGCCTCCACACCTGGAACGTATATCATGGCATCCACCATGAGCTTAATTTCAGATCTTTGGTGGTTGTGGAAGCAATTGGTAATACCATACTAATGATGTACGCCATTTTTTGCCTGGTGCTGTTACTCAACAAACGTGATATACTCCCCGCTTGTATTACAGGATATTTTGCCTTTGCCTTCGTTTTCTTCCTGGCTGATTATATTTTGGCTGCCAACATTAGCAGTAAACTTGCGGAAACTGCGCTTAGCCCGCTTTTACGATCAGCAGTTACAGCGGCTATCTGGATTCCGTATTTTAAAAAGTCATCGCGCGTACAGGAAACCTTCATTGTACCGCATCCACCCTATAACTATAGTTATGAAGGCCCCGGGGTTACAGAGGAAGCGGTATCCTGA
- a CDS encoding endonuclease domain-containing protein produces MSGIIDFCRELRQRETVAEKLLWQELRNRKLLKKKFLRQHPLCVQSYFGKNLYYIPDFYCHEAKLVIEADGPIHLYKKDYDSNRDKVLAELGLTILRFKNDEIENNIDGVLNKVIEYLR; encoded by the coding sequence ATGAGCGGTATTATTGATTTTTGCAGAGAATTAAGACAGCGGGAAACTGTAGCTGAAAAGCTGTTATGGCAGGAATTAAGAAATAGAAAGCTATTAAAAAAGAAATTCCTCAGGCAACACCCACTCTGTGTACAATCGTATTTTGGAAAAAACCTTTATTATATTCCAGATTTTTATTGTCATGAAGCAAAGTTGGTTATTGAAGCCGACGGGCCTATTCATTTATATAAAAAAGATTACGACAGCAATAGAGACAAAGTATTGGCAGAACTGGGACTGACGATATTACGCTTTAAGAACGACGAAATAGAAAATAATATAGATGGGGTTTTGAATAAGGTTATTGAATATCTACGCTAA
- a CDS encoding DUF2723 domain-containing protein, whose product MQYKKINNLLGWLCFVIASITYILTLEPSVSFWDCGEFISCAYRLQVAHQPGYPVFAMIGKVLSLLSFGDNTKVPFFTNMGSALASGATIMFLFWTITAFAKKLMVEKRDEAIDGYKLYVIMGAGLVGALAFTYTDTFWFSAVETIVFALSSLCTAIVFWAILKWDERADEPGADKWIVFIAYVIGLSIGIHLLNLLTIPAIAMVYYFRRTKNITVGNSILTFLAGVVILGLVQYGIRGYTIKFAAYFDLFFVNSLGMGFGTGAFFFILLIVVALVWGILYSIRKKKPVLNLALLCVAFIYFGYGSFAYIPIRATANTNLNNSHPDNAFTLYGYLNRIQYGEVPLLTGPMYDSQVTDQKQGSIIYRKGKTKYENAGRKTDYVYDHTTALPRMYSTDPNDVQFYKQWLRIPEGQAPTMGDNLKWMFSWQMYQMYWRYFFWNFVGRYNDADGQTSTEGIDGNWTTGLFDGGKHLPKSVTAATTYTPLYALPLIIGLIGLFFHVNRRSKDALIVGLLFFFTGLAIVLYVNQASVQPRERDYSYVGSFYAFAIWIGLGVIAIAEFGRKYIDAKMAAIGSTVIGLLVCPVLLAAKEWGNHDRSTKMTPHDMAYNYLISCPPNAILFTYGDNDTYSLWYDQEVEGIRPDVRIVNLSLFTGDWYIRQMQKKMNSSEPLPITMPFDKYKEGVRDVIYFNDQKLPGYQDIKEVFDFITSDDKATQVQYQSGEYGNYLPTKNLKVTINPDEVIANGVVKADQKDKLATAMEWKYTSNYVTKENLAMFDILAHNHWKRPICFTTTIGNENLIGLQPYLYKEGFTYHLIPFKPDTALHDQLSKTNTDVMYDNVMNKFKFGKFKTAKYLDHESTSMFYPVMVTTFLDLAQNLVQEGKNDKALKVIQKYDAELPDIYPYVDVAGRKLYLTQLAYQLHDVVLGNKLAGNIDNYLTDQLDYNAYLLSQDVNSINGRDVQIGMQVLNGLVQFTKDNHQTALAAKFENQLKGYETKFRAVLGGGQ is encoded by the coding sequence ATGCAGTACAAAAAAATCAATAACCTGTTAGGCTGGCTTTGTTTTGTTATAGCCTCAATAACCTATATTTTAACGTTAGAGCCATCTGTAAGCTTTTGGGATTGCGGCGAATTTATTTCATGTGCTTACCGTTTGCAGGTAGCCCACCAGCCCGGTTACCCGGTTTTTGCCATGATAGGCAAGGTTTTGTCGTTATTGTCATTTGGCGATAATACTAAAGTGCCTTTCTTTACCAATATGGGTTCGGCGTTGGCCAGCGGTGCAACTATTATGTTTTTATTTTGGACAATTACTGCTTTTGCCAAAAAACTGATGGTTGAAAAACGTGATGAAGCTATTGACGGTTATAAATTATATGTAATCATGGGAGCCGGCCTTGTTGGAGCCCTGGCCTTCACATATACCGATACATTTTGGTTTTCGGCTGTCGAAACCATTGTATTTGCCCTGTCATCACTATGTACTGCTATTGTATTTTGGGCAATTCTTAAATGGGATGAGCGTGCCGATGAGCCCGGTGCCGATAAATGGATTGTTTTTATAGCCTATGTTATCGGTTTATCAATCGGGATCCACCTGTTAAACCTGTTAACTATACCGGCTATTGCAATGGTTTATTATTTCCGCCGAACTAAAAACATTACGGTTGGTAATAGTATCCTGACTTTTTTGGCAGGGGTAGTGATCCTTGGCCTTGTACAATACGGCATCAGGGGATATACCATTAAGTTCGCCGCTTATTTCGACCTTTTCTTTGTTAACTCCTTAGGAATGGGCTTTGGGACCGGAGCTTTCTTTTTTATTTTACTAATAGTTGTTGCACTGGTATGGGGGATTCTGTACAGCATCCGCAAAAAGAAACCTGTATTAAACCTGGCTTTACTTTGCGTTGCATTTATATACTTTGGATATGGCTCATTCGCTTACATTCCTATTCGTGCAACGGCTAATACTAATTTAAATAACTCACATCCTGATAACGCTTTTACGCTTTACGGTTATCTTAACCGTATCCAGTATGGTGAGGTGCCTTTGCTAACTGGTCCTATGTATGATTCGCAGGTTACCGATCAAAAACAGGGGAGTATCATTTACCGCAAAGGCAAAACCAAATATGAAAATGCAGGTCGTAAAACCGATTATGTATATGACCATACTACAGCCTTGCCGCGTATGTACAGCACCGATCCTAACGATGTGCAGTTTTACAAGCAATGGCTGCGCATCCCCGAGGGGCAGGCGCCAACCATGGGCGATAACCTGAAGTGGATGTTCAGCTGGCAAATGTACCAGATGTACTGGCGTTACTTTTTCTGGAACTTTGTTGGTCGTTATAATGATGCCGACGGACAAACCAGCACCGAAGGCATTGACGGTAACTGGACAACAGGCTTATTTGACGGTGGTAAGCATTTACCAAAATCTGTCACCGCAGCTACTACCTATACTCCGTTATATGCCTTGCCATTAATAATTGGTTTAATAGGTTTGTTTTTCCATGTTAACCGCCGCAGTAAAGATGCGTTGATTGTTGGCTTACTGTTTTTCTTCACAGGTTTGGCTATTGTATTATATGTAAATCAGGCATCAGTGCAGCCGCGTGAGCGTGATTACTCATACGTAGGCTCGTTTTATGCCTTTGCCATATGGATAGGTCTCGGCGTAATTGCCATTGCCGAATTTGGCCGCAAATATATCGACGCTAAAATGGCCGCTATCGGTTCAACCGTGATTGGTTTATTAGTTTGCCCGGTACTTTTGGCTGCCAAAGAATGGGGTAATCATGACCGCTCAACCAAAATGACGCCGCATGATATGGCTTACAATTACCTTATTTCGTGCCCGCCAAACGCTATTTTGTTTACTTATGGTGATAACGATACCTACTCGTTATGGTACGACCAGGAGGTTGAAGGTATCCGCCCGGATGTGCGGATTGTAAACCTGAGCTTGTTTACCGGCGACTGGTATATCCGCCAGATGCAGAAGAAAATGAACAGTTCTGAGCCGCTGCCAATCACCATGCCTTTTGATAAATATAAAGAAGGGGTGAGAGACGTTATTTACTTTAACGATCAGAAATTGCCAGGTTACCAGGATATTAAAGAAGTGTTCGATTTCATTACTTCTGATGATAAAGCTACGCAAGTGCAATATCAAAGCGGAGAATATGGTAATTATTTGCCAACCAAAAACCTGAAAGTTACTATTAATCCTGATGAGGTAATAGCCAACGGTGTGGTGAAAGCCGATCAGAAAGACAAGCTGGCAACAGCCATGGAATGGAAGTATACATCAAACTATGTAACTAAAGAGAACCTGGCTATGTTTGATATTTTGGCGCATAACCACTGGAAACGCCCTATCTGCTTCACCACTACCATCGGTAACGAAAACCTGATAGGTTTACAGCCTTATTTATACAAAGAAGGTTTTACCTACCACCTGATACCGTTTAAGCCGGATACAGCTTTGCATGACCAGTTGAGCAAAACCAATACCGATGTAATGTATGATAACGTGATGAACAAGTTTAAATTCGGTAAGTTCAAAACAGCCAAATATCTTGATCATGAGTCGACCTCTATGTTTTACCCTGTAATGGTAACTACTTTCCTTGATCTGGCTCAAAACCTTGTTCAGGAAGGAAAAAATGATAAAGCGTTAAAAGTTATTCAAAAATATGATGCTGAACTGCCTGATATTTATCCGTATGTAGATGTTGCTGGCCGTAAATTGTATTTAACGCAGTTGGCTTATCAGCTTCATGATGTGGTGCTTGGTAATAAACTGGCAGGCAATATTGATAATTACCTTACCGATCAGCTGGATTATAATGCTTACCTGCTTAGCCAGGATGTAAACAGCATTAACGGCCGGGATGTACAGATAGGCATGCAAGTGTTGAATGGCCTGGTGCAGTTTACCAAAGACAACCATCAAACTGCCCTTGCTGCCAAATTTGAAAACCAGTTAAAGGGTTATGAAACAAAATTCCGTGCTGTATTAGGCGGGGGACAATAG
- a CDS encoding gliding motility protein RemB, with product MQNIYSLSFRTTFIIALIVFTSQLSKAQSVYLPNSYQLYQKFNSDIYSVKNSVHTSLRPFLIDSTILHTYDSVMNVGVKDRKTWGGRKLFNEHLFDVKTKEYTFYADYITDLQIGRDFNGSRSTNLNTRGYQIGGTVGNKFSFYTSGFENSAKFVSYYNDYITAGGFVPGQAYARKYTGQARNSQDWSYVTAILSYSVTKKLNITLGEDKMFIGDGYRSVLLSDFAANMPLLKLTADLGPVRYMVAWAYIEDIKQPKFDNFGSNRRKWALFHYIDWSINKRASFGMFNALITPEADNQGNRAGFDANFVNPILFASSLGPGGYQKDNVFLGFNAKYKIFDKAALYGQIMFDRFKGSDFFSGNSTDNTNGWQLGIRGADIFKVKRLNYLFEYNTVKPYTYSNQQSISSYSFYGDPLAHPYGANFRELLGILNYSVGRFDFQGQLNYAKYGLDATKAENNGKIITKPFIPSVNTTTNVGQGLSTQLYYGEGTVAYILNPKYNLRLELGALYRQEKNDQKNSKNTMITFGIRSSFRNLYHDF from the coding sequence ATGCAAAACATCTACTCCTTAAGTTTTCGAACAACATTTATAATAGCGCTAATTGTATTCACATCACAGTTAAGCAAGGCACAATCAGTTTATTTACCTAATTCATACCAGTTATATCAGAAGTTTAATTCGGATATTTATTCTGTAAAAAACTCGGTCCATACTTCATTGCGTCCTTTTTTAATTGACAGCACTATTTTGCACACCTATGATTCGGTAATGAATGTAGGGGTTAAAGATCGTAAAACCTGGGGCGGGCGGAAATTATTTAACGAGCACTTATTTGATGTAAAAACTAAAGAATATACTTTTTATGCCGATTATATTACGGATCTGCAAATAGGCAGGGATTTTAACGGTAGCCGTTCAACAAACCTAAATACCCGCGGATATCAGATAGGTGGTACTGTTGGCAATAAGTTTTCGTTTTACACCAGCGGCTTTGAAAACTCGGCGAAGTTTGTTTCCTATTACAACGATTATATTACTGCAGGCGGTTTTGTACCGGGACAGGCCTATGCCAGGAAATATACAGGGCAGGCACGAAATTCACAGGATTGGTCGTATGTAACTGCAATCCTTTCTTATTCGGTAACGAAAAAACTAAATATTACATTAGGTGAGGATAAAATGTTTATAGGTGATGGTTACCGTTCTGTGTTATTGTCTGATTTTGCTGCTAATATGCCTTTATTAAAGCTTACCGCCGATCTTGGCCCGGTACGTTACATGGTTGCCTGGGCCTATATTGAAGATATTAAACAGCCAAAATTTGACAATTTTGGAAGCAACCGTCGCAAATGGGCTTTGTTCCATTACATTGACTGGAGTATAAACAAACGCGCCTCGTTTGGCATGTTTAACGCTTTGATTACACCTGAAGCTGATAACCAGGGCAACCGGGCAGGCTTTGACGCCAATTTTGTAAACCCCATTCTGTTTGCAAGTTCGCTGGGCCCGGGCGGTTATCAAAAAGACAACGTATTCTTAGGTTTTAATGCCAAATACAAGATCTTTGATAAAGCTGCGCTGTACGGACAAATCATGTTCGACAGGTTCAAAGGCAGCGATTTCTTTTCGGGCAACAGTACCGATAACACCAACGGCTGGCAATTGGGGATCCGTGGCGCAGATATTTTTAAAGTTAAAAGGTTAAACTATTTATTTGAATATAACACCGTTAAACCCTACACTTACAGCAACCAGCAGTCAATAAGCAGTTATTCGTTTTATGGCGATCCTCTGGCCCATCCTTACGGAGCAAACTTCAGGGAGCTTTTGGGCATTCTGAATTATTCGGTTGGCCGTTTTGATTTCCAGGGACAACTTAACTATGCCAAATATGGTCTTGATGCCACAAAGGCTGAAAATAATGGCAAAATAATTACCAAGCCTTTTATACCATCGGTAAACACAACTACCAACGTGGGCCAGGGCTTAAGCACACAACTTTATTATGGTGAAGGTACAGTGGCCTATATCCTGAACCCAAAATACAATTTGCGCCTGGAGCTTGGCGCATTATACCGCCAGGAAAAAAATGATCAGAAAAACTCAAAAAACACCATGATAACCTTCGGAATAAGAAGTTCGTTCAGAAATTTATATCACGATTTTTAA